A genomic window from Thioalkalivibrio sp. ALJ12 includes:
- the coaBC gene encoding bifunctional phosphopantothenoylcysteine decarboxylase/phosphopantothenate--cysteine ligase CoaBC, which produces MTDHHDHQPRILIGVSGGIAAYKACELVRELKRAGCEVRVVMTAGARAFVTPLTFHALSGAPVRTELLDAEAESGMDHIALARWADRIVVAPASASLIARYAQGLADDLLSTLLLATTAPVALAPAMNHRMWAHPATQANIATLSERGVTLIGPDSGDQACGEQGEGRMREPAAIARELLQPAHAPLAGHHVLITAGPTFEPIDPVRFIGNRSSGRMGFALAAAARDAGAHVTLVHGPTAEAVPAGVAGIATETAAAMHAAVMERLPETDILIAAAAVADYRPAEPQAQKIKKSDPVMHLALERTRDILAEAATQAASLPRRPFLVGFAAETEHLREHAEAKRRAKGLDLIAANRVGEGRAFGTPDNELLCLWEGGERRLPSQPKTQLARALIELIVERLTECETDQGTPNARPRD; this is translated from the coding sequence ATCGGCGTCAGCGGCGGCATCGCCGCCTACAAGGCCTGCGAGCTGGTGCGCGAGCTGAAGCGCGCCGGCTGCGAGGTGCGCGTGGTGATGACGGCCGGCGCCCGCGCCTTCGTGACCCCGCTGACCTTCCATGCCCTGTCCGGCGCGCCGGTGCGCACCGAGCTGCTAGATGCCGAGGCGGAATCCGGCATGGATCACATTGCCCTGGCACGCTGGGCGGACCGCATCGTGGTCGCCCCGGCCAGCGCCAGCCTGATCGCCCGCTACGCCCAGGGCCTGGCGGACGATCTGCTGAGTACGCTGCTGCTGGCCACCACCGCGCCGGTCGCCCTGGCACCGGCGATGAACCATCGCATGTGGGCCCACCCGGCCACGCAGGCCAATATCGCGACCCTGAGCGAGCGCGGCGTGACCCTGATCGGGCCGGACAGCGGCGACCAGGCCTGTGGCGAGCAGGGCGAGGGTCGCATGCGCGAGCCCGCCGCGATCGCGCGGGAGCTGCTGCAGCCGGCACACGCCCCTCTGGCCGGGCATCACGTACTGATTACCGCCGGCCCCACCTTCGAGCCGATCGACCCCGTGCGCTTTATCGGCAACCGCAGCTCCGGGCGCATGGGCTTTGCCCTGGCCGCGGCGGCACGCGATGCGGGCGCACACGTGACCCTGGTGCATGGGCCGACGGCCGAGGCCGTGCCCGCGGGCGTCGCAGGCATCGCCACGGAAACGGCGGCCGCCATGCACGCCGCGGTGATGGAGCGACTGCCCGAGACCGACATCCTGATCGCGGCCGCGGCCGTAGCCGACTACCGCCCGGCCGAACCACAGGCACAGAAGATCAAGAAGTCCGACCCGGTGATGCACCTGGCGCTGGAGCGCACCCGGGACATCCTGGCCGAGGCGGCAACTCAGGCGGCCTCGCTCCCCCGACGCCCGTTCCTGGTCGGCTTCGCGGCCGAGACCGAGCACCTGCGCGAACATGCCGAGGCCAAGCGCCGCGCCAAGGGGCTCGACCTGATCGCCGCCAACCGGGTCGGCGAGGGCCGCGCCTTTGGCACACCCGACAACGAACTGCTGTGCCTCTGGGAGGGTGGCGAGCGCCGGCTCCCCAGCCAGCCGAAGACCCAGCTGGCCCGGGCGCTGATCGAGCTGATCGTCGAGCGCCTGACCGAATGCGAAACGGATCAAGGAACCCCGAATGCCCGCCCCCGAGATTGA
- the dut gene encoding dUTP diphosphatase produces the protein MPAPEIDLKILDPRMGADFPLPAPATNGSAGVDLRAMIEAPLTLEPGAAELIPTGLSIHIEDPGYAGMILPRSGLGHKHGLVLGNLVGLIDADYQGPLMVSCWNRGANAYTLEVGERLAQLVIVPVVQPRFRVVEDFEESARGVGGFGSSGRG, from the coding sequence ATGCCCGCCCCCGAGATTGACCTGAAGATCCTGGACCCGCGCATGGGCGCGGACTTCCCGCTGCCCGCCCCGGCCACCAACGGCTCGGCCGGCGTCGACCTGCGCGCGATGATCGAGGCGCCGCTGACGCTGGAGCCGGGCGCCGCCGAACTGATCCCGACCGGGCTCTCGATCCATATCGAGGACCCGGGCTACGCCGGGATGATCCTGCCCCGCTCCGGGCTAGGTCACAAGCACGGCCTGGTGCTGGGGAACCTCGTCGGCCTGATCGACGCCGACTACCAGGGGCCACTGATGGTCTCCTGCTGGAACCGGGGCGCGAACGCCTACACCCTGGAGGTCGGCGAACGCCTGGCGCAGCTGGTCATCGTCCCGGTCGTCCAGCCGCGCTTTCGCGTGGTCGAGGACTTCGAGGAGAGCGCCCGTGGCGTCGGCGGCTTCGGCTCTTCCGGCCGCGGATAG
- the msrA gene encoding peptide-methionine (S)-S-oxide reductase MsrA translates to MFAFSEPRMPAPEEALPGRDEPLPVPPRHMVLGTPLAPPYPDGMQVLHVGMGCFWGAERLFWQIDGVYSTSVGYGGGYTRNPTYREVCSGQTGHTELVRVVFDPARVSIDTLLRVFWEGHDPTQGMRQGNDVGTQYRSAIYVESAEQQAAAEVSRERYQAALDAAGRGAITTEIQPLDAWYFAEDYHQQYLAKVPNGYCGLGGVGVSYPSG, encoded by the coding sequence ATGTTTGCGTTTTCCGAGCCGCGCATGCCCGCGCCCGAGGAGGCCCTGCCCGGGCGCGACGAGCCGCTGCCGGTCCCGCCGCGGCACATGGTGCTGGGCACGCCGCTGGCGCCGCCCTATCCGGACGGCATGCAGGTGCTGCATGTGGGCATGGGCTGCTTCTGGGGTGCGGAGCGGCTGTTCTGGCAGATCGACGGCGTGTATTCGACCAGTGTGGGTTATGGCGGCGGCTATACCCGCAACCCGACCTACCGCGAGGTCTGTTCCGGGCAGACCGGGCACACCGAGTTGGTGCGTGTCGTGTTCGACCCGGCCCGAGTGTCGATCGATACGCTGTTGCGGGTGTTCTGGGAGGGACACGACCCGACCCAGGGCATGCGCCAGGGCAATGATGTCGGCACGCAGTACCGCTCCGCGATCTATGTGGAATCGGCCGAACAGCAGGCGGCGGCCGAGGTCAGCCGCGAGCGCTACCAGGCGGCGCTGGATGCCGCGGGGCGTGGCGCCATCACCACGGAGATCCAGCCACTGGACGCCTGGTACTTTGCCGAGGACTACCACCAGCAGTACCTGGCCAAGGTGCCTAACGGCTACTGCGGTCTGGGTGGGGTGGGCGTGTCCTATCCCTCGGGCTGA
- a CDS encoding PQQ-dependent sugar dehydrogenase: MDKRYPGRLLAAPLLGGLLVACGGSAGIAAEEFSTADGELRGEVLHSGLNHPWAIAFLPDGGALISERPGQLRYFHDAENLEGRGEMVSGLPDDLVANNQGGLLDLALHPDYEDNGWLYFTYSAQVEGGQTTRLARGQFTDGALEEVEVLFSAEPAARGGRHFGSRIVFDDEGYVYVSIGDRGDQDRAQKKDDHAGSIVRLHDDGSVPDDNPFVDEDGAHPELWVIGVRNPQGMVIDPETGTFWQNEHGPRGGDEVNIIEPGLNYGWPVISHGGAYSGGPIGTGESEKEGMESAIHYWTPAIAPSGMAILRDSAFAAWDGDLLVGGLRGQTLRRLTFEDRELVNEEDLLPDLGRRIRDVRVHDGAIYVLTDHNPGELIRLTPADPG; encoded by the coding sequence ATGGACAAGCGATACCCGGGGCGGTTGCTGGCGGCCCCGTTGCTGGGCGGGCTTCTGGTGGCCTGCGGGGGTTCGGCCGGGATCGCGGCCGAGGAATTCTCCACCGCCGACGGCGAGCTGCGGGGCGAAGTCCTGCACTCGGGGCTCAATCACCCCTGGGCGATTGCCTTTCTGCCGGATGGCGGGGCGCTGATCAGCGAGCGGCCCGGGCAGCTGCGCTATTTCCACGACGCGGAGAACCTCGAGGGGCGCGGCGAGATGGTGTCCGGCCTGCCGGACGACCTGGTTGCGAATAACCAGGGCGGGCTGCTCGATCTGGCCCTGCACCCGGATTACGAGGACAACGGCTGGCTGTACTTCACTTATTCCGCGCAGGTGGAGGGCGGTCAGACGACGCGCCTGGCCCGCGGGCAGTTCACGGACGGGGCGCTGGAGGAGGTCGAAGTGCTGTTCTCCGCCGAGCCGGCGGCCCGCGGCGGGCGTCACTTCGGCTCGCGCATCGTGTTCGACGACGAGGGCTATGTGTACGTCAGCATCGGCGATCGTGGCGACCAGGATCGCGCCCAGAAGAAGGACGACCATGCCGGCAGCATCGTGCGCCTGCACGATGACGGCTCGGTACCCGACGACAACCCGTTTGTGGACGAGGATGGCGCCCATCCCGAGCTTTGGGTGATCGGCGTGCGCAACCCGCAGGGGATGGTGATCGATCCCGAGACCGGCACCTTCTGGCAGAACGAGCACGGGCCGCGCGGTGGCGACGAGGTGAACATCATCGAGCCCGGCCTGAACTACGGCTGGCCGGTGATCTCGCATGGCGGCGCCTACTCCGGCGGCCCGATCGGTACCGGCGAGTCCGAGAAGGAGGGGATGGAGTCCGCCATCCACTACTGGACGCCGGCCATTGCCCCGTCCGGCATGGCGATCCTGCGTGATTCCGCCTTTGCCGCCTGGGATGGCGATCTGCTGGTGGGTGGCCTGCGGGGCCAGACCCTGCGCCGGCTGACCTTCGAGGATCGAGAGCTGGTCAACGAGGAAGATCTGCTCCCCGATCTTGGCCGCCGCATCCGCGATGTGCGCGTGCACGATGGCGCGATTTACGTGCTGACCGACCACAACCCGGGCGAGCTGATCCGGCTGACCCCGGCCGATCCCGGCTGA
- a CDS encoding Fpg/Nei family DNA glycosylase produces the protein MPEGDTIHKLARALGPLLTGAALEAVSTRSRRGAALVEHGAMAARGVSARGKHLLIELDDAAGRAWQLRTHLGMYGTWHQYAPGAVWHKPEYQAWAVLRLADRVLVCFHPRELAWQPRPEGRGDPERLDARVGPDLLDPEVDLTAVVRRVRTHSDPARPVLDVLLDQSLASGIGNIYKSEVLFLHGRHPLDPVGTITDDELLALYCEAARLLRRNLKPGPRITRARAETDEYLNVYGRGGQACRTCGTPVERALAGEHLRSTYWCPSCQPGKHG, from the coding sequence ATGCCCGAGGGCGATACCATCCACAAGCTGGCCCGGGCATTGGGTCCGCTGCTGACCGGCGCCGCGCTGGAGGCCGTGTCGACCCGGTCCCGGCGTGGTGCGGCACTGGTGGAGCATGGGGCCATGGCTGCGCGTGGCGTGAGCGCGCGCGGCAAGCATCTGCTGATCGAGCTGGACGACGCCGCGGGCCGCGCCTGGCAGCTGCGCACGCACCTGGGCATGTACGGGACCTGGCACCAGTATGCGCCGGGGGCCGTCTGGCACAAGCCGGAGTATCAGGCCTGGGCCGTGCTGCGGCTCGCGGACCGGGTGCTGGTCTGTTTCCATCCGCGCGAACTCGCCTGGCAACCCCGGCCGGAGGGGCGCGGCGACCCGGAGCGGCTGGATGCGCGCGTGGGGCCGGATCTGCTGGACCCGGAGGTGGACCTGACCGCAGTCGTCCGGCGTGTGCGCACCCACAGCGACCCCGCGCGCCCCGTCCTGGACGTACTTCTGGATCAGTCGCTGGCGTCCGGCATCGGGAACATCTACAAGTCGGAGGTGCTGTTCCTGCACGGACGGCATCCACTCGACCCGGTCGGCACGATCACGGATGACGAGCTCCTGGCGCTCTACTGCGAGGCGGCGCGCCTGCTGCGGCGCAACCTTAAGCCGGGCCCGCGCATCACGCGCGCGCGGGCCGAGACGGACGAGTACCTGAACGTGTACGGGCGTGGCGGGCAGGCCTGCCGCACCTGCGGGACACCGGTGGAGCGGGCGCTGGCGGGCGAGCACCTGCGCTCCACCTACTGGTGTCCGTCCTGTCAGCCGGGGAAACACGGATGA
- a CDS encoding lipid A biosynthesis acyltransferase, which produces MSEQAGETRSGQEAGAYQAPLTGRHFAPRYWGSWLLLGVAWVLQEIPRPAVHALARGLGRLIRKGAGRSRAVVECNLELCFPEMTPAEREKRMEAYYRYQAQTVLDYGLLWFGKPGQHAARIRIEGLEHYERLQAAGTPVIVLAPHSLALDYGGVRMSQMYDGVSFAKPMKNPVLEWINHRSRTRYSGDIFAREQGLRPAIRQLRRGRFFYYLPDEDLGAEGAVFVDFFGVPKATLTALGRLARMSKAAVLPSFAWYDSVADQYVMRLWPPLEGFPSGDDHTDARQMNQAIERGVTQAPAQYLWSMRLFRTRPEGEPPLYPSRKR; this is translated from the coding sequence ATGAGCGAACAGGCCGGGGAGACCCGCTCGGGCCAGGAGGCAGGCGCCTATCAGGCACCGCTGACCGGCCGTCATTTCGCCCCGCGCTACTGGGGCAGCTGGCTGCTGCTGGGCGTCGCCTGGGTGCTGCAGGAGATACCGCGCCCGGCCGTGCATGCACTGGCCCGGGGGCTCGGGCGACTGATCCGCAAGGGCGCCGGGCGCAGCCGCGCGGTGGTGGAGTGCAACCTCGAGCTGTGTTTCCCCGAAATGACCCCGGCCGAGCGCGAGAAGCGCATGGAGGCCTACTACCGCTACCAGGCGCAGACGGTGCTGGACTACGGCCTGCTCTGGTTCGGCAAGCCCGGCCAGCACGCCGCGCGCATCCGCATCGAGGGGCTGGAACACTACGAGCGCCTGCAGGCGGCCGGTACGCCGGTGATCGTCCTCGCCCCGCATTCGCTGGCGCTGGACTACGGCGGCGTGCGCATGAGCCAGATGTACGACGGTGTGTCGTTCGCCAAGCCGATGAAGAACCCGGTGCTGGAGTGGATTAACCACCGCAGCCGCACACGCTACTCGGGCGACATCTTCGCCCGTGAGCAGGGCCTGCGTCCGGCCATTCGCCAGCTTCGCCGCGGCCGTTTCTTCTACTACCTGCCGGACGAGGATCTGGGGGCCGAGGGAGCGGTGTTCGTCGACTTTTTTGGGGTCCCCAAGGCGACGCTCACTGCGCTGGGACGCCTGGCGCGCATGTCGAAGGCGGCCGTGCTGCCCAGCTTCGCCTGGTACGACTCGGTGGCGGACCAGTACGTGATGCGCCTGTGGCCCCCGCTCGAGGGCTTCCCTAGCGGCGATGACCATACGGATGCCCGGCAGATGAACCAGGCCATCGAACGCGGGGTCACACAGGCCCCGGCCCAGTACCTGTGGTCCATGCGCCTGTTTCGCACCCGTCCCGAGGGCGAGCCCCCGCTCTATCCCAGCCGCAAGCGCTGA
- a CDS encoding tetratricopeptide repeat protein codes for MSDMIERFQNMLDGGQDSAMLRFSLGNALATDGQKEAAIPHLERALELDGGYSAAWKLLAKTLVDLERPQAALSTCERGIAIATEKGDLQAAKEMEVYAKRARKQLDAGGGA; via the coding sequence ATGAGTGACATGATCGAACGCTTCCAGAACATGCTGGATGGCGGACAGGACTCCGCGATGCTGCGCTTTTCGCTGGGCAACGCCCTGGCGACCGACGGCCAGAAGGAGGCCGCGATTCCGCACCTGGAACGCGCGCTGGAACTGGATGGCGGGTATTCCGCCGCCTGGAAGCTGCTGGCCAAGACCCTCGTTGACCTGGAGCGGCCGCAGGCCGCGCTGTCCACCTGCGAACGCGGCATTGCCATCGCCACCGAGAAGGGCGACCTGCAGGCGGCGAAGGAGATGGAGGTCTATGCGAAGCGCGCGCGCAAGCAGCTCGATGCGGGCGGGGGCGCATGA
- a CDS encoding TrkH family potassium uptake protein — protein MLHFASTARLLGVLLTLFSLTMLPPAAIGFLYGESTAWVFLQAFALLLLIGGILWGSMYRARSDLQVRDGFILVVLFWLGLGIAGAAPLVLDPNLPVSFTDAVFESMSGLTTTGATVLTGLDDLPRAILWYRQQLQWLGGMGIIVLAVAILPLLGVGGMQLFKAETPGPIRDNKLTPRIAETARNLWYIYLGLTVACALAYWAAGMEAFDAVGHAFSTIAIGGFSTYDASIGHFDSVAIETVAIAFMILGGMNFALHFLVLHRATWKPYRRDEELRTYLILLVSAAVIVVGYMLWSGFAADTNDALRRGIFHVVSVATTTGFTTDAFYLWPGFLPVLLIFLSFIGACTGSTGGGMKVVRVLLLVKQGLREIKRLIHPHARIAVKVNGKEAPDRVVQAVWGFLAAYVMVFVVMMLLIMASGLDQVTSFSAVAATLNNLGPGLGEVGANYASINDFSKWVLVLAMLMGRLEIFTVLVLLSPAFWRR, from the coding sequence ATGCTGCATTTCGCATCCACCGCCCGCCTGCTTGGGGTCCTGCTGACGCTGTTCAGCCTGACCATGCTGCCGCCGGCGGCGATCGGATTTCTCTACGGCGAGTCCACCGCCTGGGTGTTCCTGCAGGCGTTCGCGCTGCTGCTGCTGATCGGCGGGATCCTGTGGGGCTCGATGTACCGGGCGCGCAGCGACCTGCAGGTGCGCGACGGCTTCATCCTGGTCGTGCTGTTCTGGCTTGGGCTGGGGATTGCCGGGGCGGCGCCTCTGGTACTGGACCCGAACCTGCCGGTTTCGTTTACCGATGCGGTGTTCGAGTCCATGTCCGGGCTTACCACCACCGGGGCGACGGTGCTCACCGGGCTGGACGACCTGCCGCGCGCGATCCTGTGGTATCGCCAGCAGCTACAGTGGCTGGGTGGCATGGGGATCATCGTGCTGGCAGTGGCGATCCTGCCGCTGCTGGGCGTGGGCGGCATGCAGCTGTTCAAGGCCGAAACCCCCGGCCCGATCCGTGACAACAAGCTGACCCCGCGCATTGCCGAGACCGCGCGCAACCTCTGGTACATCTACCTGGGCCTGACCGTGGCCTGCGCGCTGGCCTACTGGGCCGCCGGGATGGAGGCCTTCGACGCGGTCGGGCATGCGTTCTCGACCATCGCGATCGGGGGGTTCTCCACCTACGACGCCAGTATCGGGCACTTCGATTCGGTGGCGATCGAGACGGTGGCGATCGCGTTCATGATTCTTGGCGGGATGAACTTTGCGCTGCACTTCCTGGTGCTGCACCGCGCGACCTGGAAGCCGTACCGGCGTGACGAGGAACTGCGTACCTACCTGATCCTGCTGGTCTCCGCCGCCGTGATCGTGGTCGGCTACATGCTGTGGAGCGGCTTTGCCGCCGATACGAACGATGCCCTGCGACGGGGGATCTTCCACGTGGTGTCGGTGGCGACCACCACGGGCTTCACCACCGATGCGTTCTACCTGTGGCCGGGCTTTCTCCCGGTGCTGCTGATCTTCCTGTCGTTCATCGGGGCCTGCACCGGCTCCACCGGCGGCGGGATGAAGGTGGTGCGCGTACTGCTGCTGGTGAAGCAGGGGCTGCGCGAGATCAAGCGCCTGATCCATCCCCATGCCCGGATCGCGGTGAAGGTGAACGGCAAGGAAGCGCCCGACCGCGTGGTCCAGGCGGTCTGGGGCTTCCTCGCCGCCTACGTGATGGTCTTCGTGGTGATGATGCTGCTGATCATGGCCTCCGGGCTGGACCAGGTCACCTCGTTCTCCGCGGTGGCCGCGACCCTGAACAACCTTGGCCCCGGGTTGGGCGAGGTCGGGGCCAACTACGCCTCGATTAACGACTTCAGCAAGTGGGTGCTGGTGCTGGCGATGCTGATGGGCCGGCTGGAAATCTTTACCGTGCTGGTGCTTCTGTCGCCCGCCTTCTGGCGGCGTTAG
- the trkA gene encoding Trk system potassium transporter TrkA, with protein MKHIIILGAGQVGQSLAEALSADGIDITIVDSRGERLAELEDQFDIKTVNGFASHPSVLEAAGAQDASMVIAVTDSDEVNMIACQVASTLFNVETKIARVRSRDYHETPELFAQDAMPVDMLISPEAIVTRHIHRLIEHPGSLQVLEFAEGLVSLVGVRAYYGGPLVGHELKNLQSDMPGIHTRVAAIFRQNRSIQPDGSTVIEADDEVFFVAAKKNIRAVTSELRKLEKPYKRIMIAGGGNIGERLAETLSKRYRVKVIERDPDRADHLARSLPSNVLVLHGDSADDRFLESIGIENNDVFCAVTNDDQANIFAGMLAKRWGVRKVMSLINRPSYVDLLQSGTIDVAISPQQATISALLARVREGGTATVHTLRRGAAEAIETVVNGDARTSQVVGRRIEEIDFPEGTSVGAVVRGEDVIIPHHDTVIEAGDHVILFLTDRRKVKQVQRLFQPSALFF; from the coding sequence ATGAAGCACATCATCATCCTCGGCGCCGGGCAGGTGGGCCAGTCATTGGCCGAGGCCCTGAGCGCCGACGGCATCGACATCACCATCGTCGACTCCCGCGGCGAGCGCCTGGCCGAGCTGGAGGACCAGTTCGACATCAAGACGGTGAACGGCTTCGCCTCGCACCCGAGCGTGCTGGAGGCCGCCGGGGCACAGGATGCCTCGATGGTCATCGCGGTGACCGACTCCGACGAGGTGAACATGATCGCCTGTCAGGTTGCCTCGACCCTGTTCAACGTCGAAACCAAGATCGCCCGTGTGCGCTCACGGGATTACCACGAGACCCCGGAGCTGTTCGCCCAGGATGCGATGCCGGTGGACATGCTGATCTCGCCGGAGGCGATCGTCACCCGTCACATCCACCGCCTGATCGAGCATCCGGGCTCGCTGCAGGTGCTGGAGTTTGCCGAGGGGCTGGTCTCGCTGGTCGGCGTGCGCGCCTACTACGGTGGGCCGCTGGTCGGGCACGAGCTGAAGAACCTGCAAAGCGACATGCCCGGCATCCACACGCGGGTCGCGGCGATCTTTCGCCAGAACCGCTCCATCCAGCCGGATGGCAGCACCGTGATCGAGGCCGACGACGAGGTCTTCTTCGTCGCCGCGAAGAAGAACATCCGTGCAGTCACCTCGGAGCTGCGCAAGCTGGAAAAGCCCTACAAACGCATCATGATCGCCGGCGGCGGCAATATCGGCGAGCGCCTGGCGGAGACGCTCAGCAAGCGCTACCGGGTCAAGGTGATCGAGCGCGACCCGGATCGCGCCGACCACCTGGCGCGCTCGCTGCCCAGCAATGTGCTGGTCCTGCATGGCGACAGTGCGGACGACCGCTTCCTCGAATCGATCGGCATCGAGAACAACGACGTCTTCTGTGCGGTGACCAACGACGACCAGGCCAACATCTTTGCCGGCATGCTGGCCAAGCGCTGGGGCGTGCGCAAGGTGATGTCGCTGATCAACCGTCCGAGCTATGTGGACCTGCTGCAAAGCGGCACGATTGACGTCGCGATCTCGCCGCAGCAGGCGACCATCAGCGCGCTGCTGGCGCGCGTGCGCGAGGGCGGAACGGCCACCGTGCATACCCTGCGTCGCGGCGCCGCCGAGGCAATCGAGACGGTGGTGAACGGCGATGCCCGCACCTCCCAGGTGGTGGGGCGGCGGATCGAGGAGATCGACTTCCCCGAGGGTACGAGTGTGGGCGCGGTGGTGCGCGGCGAGGACGTGATCATCCCGCACCACGACACGGTGATCGAGGCCGGTGACCACGTGATCCTGTTCCTGACCGACCGGCGCAAGGTCAAGCAGGTGCAGCGCCTGTTCCAGCCCTCCGCGCTGTTCTTCTAG
- a CDS encoding sigma-54 dependent transcriptional regulator encodes MSEPYVLVVDDEPDIRMLLQDVLEDEGYQVALAGSVAEAKAQRRSRRPDLILLDVWMPDGDGISLLKEWGDDEGLPCPVVMISGHGNVETAVDATRLGAYDFIEKPLSIDKLLITLNNALEAARLQRENVGLKRHAGTVADPVGGSAVMVNLRDQVQRMAQHDTWVLITGEPGVGKQTFARLLHARSARRDSPFIVVSVGSLSGDEAVAELFGSEQGDRVRYGLLEQAAGGVLFLDEVAEMDMQTQGRLLHALDTQRITRIGGDQPISVNVRVIAASQHDLGAAVEQGRFREDLYYRLNVLPLAIPPLREHAEDIPELLDYHMRHLHQQEGLPMRLFQRPALERLQQYQWPGNVRELRNLVQRLMILGSGDEITRDEVERTLTGQPQRGEEFEEGALAIPDLPLREAREQFEREYLIQQLERSEGNMTRLAERVGLERTHLYRKFKALGIDPKRVKADG; translated from the coding sequence ATGAGCGAACCCTACGTACTGGTCGTCGACGACGAACCGGATATCCGGATGCTGTTGCAGGATGTCCTCGAGGACGAGGGCTATCAGGTGGCGCTGGCCGGCTCGGTGGCCGAGGCCAAGGCTCAGCGCCGTAGTCGCCGGCCGGATCTGATTCTCCTCGACGTCTGGATGCCGGATGGCGACGGGATCTCCCTGCTCAAGGAGTGGGGCGACGACGAGGGTCTGCCCTGTCCGGTGGTGATGATCTCCGGCCACGGCAATGTCGAGACCGCCGTCGATGCCACGCGCCTGGGGGCCTACGACTTCATCGAAAAGCCACTGTCGATCGACAAGCTGCTGATCACGCTGAACAACGCCCTGGAGGCCGCCCGCCTCCAGCGCGAGAACGTGGGCCTGAAACGCCATGCCGGCACGGTCGCCGACCCGGTGGGCGGCAGTGCGGTGATGGTGAACCTGCGCGACCAGGTGCAGCGCATGGCGCAACACGACACCTGGGTGCTGATTACCGGCGAGCCCGGGGTGGGCAAACAGACCTTCGCCCGGCTGCTGCATGCGCGCAGCGCCCGTCGGGACAGTCCGTTCATCGTGGTATCGGTCGGTTCGCTGTCGGGCGACGAGGCCGTGGCCGAGCTGTTCGGAAGCGAGCAAGGCGATCGTGTGCGCTATGGGCTGCTCGAGCAGGCCGCCGGTGGCGTGCTGTTTCTCGACGAGGTCGCGGAGATGGATATGCAGACGCAGGGGCGTCTGCTGCATGCCCTGGATACCCAGCGCATTACCCGTATCGGCGGCGATCAGCCGATCAGCGTCAACGTGCGGGTGATTGCCGCCAGCCAGCATGACCTTGGCGCGGCGGTGGAGCAGGGCCGGTTTCGCGAGGACCTGTACTACCGGTTGAACGTCCTCCCGCTGGCCATCCCGCCGCTGCGCGAGCACGCGGAGGACATCCCGGAGTTGCTGGACTACCATATGCGCCATCTGCACCAGCAGGAAGGCCTGCCGATGCGGCTGTTCCAGCGTCCGGCGCTGGAGCGGCTGCAGCAGTATCAGTGGCCCGGCAACGTGCGCGAGCTGCGCAACCTGGTGCAACGGCTGATGATCCTCGGCTCCGGTGACGAGATCACCCGCGACGAGGTCGAGCGCACCCTGACCGGCCAGCCGCAGCGCGGTGAGGAGTTCGAGGAGGGGGCACTGGCGATCCCCGACCTGCCGCTGCGCGAGGCGCGCGAGCAGTTCGAGCGCGAGTATCTGATCCAGCAACTGGAGCGCTCGGAAGGCAACATGACACGGCTGGCCGAGCGGGTGGGGCTGGAGCGCACCCACCTCTATCGCAAGTTCAAGGCACTGGGCATCGATCCAAAACGGGTGAAGGCCGACGGCTGA